In a genomic window of Allomeiothermus silvanus DSM 9946:
- a CDS encoding ComF family protein: MAWLEALFGLKCPGCGKSLDSSGLCQDCRAQLEWQQAYGILFLGSYQRWGGLSRSIKYGGKRDVADLIAQEWAKGIAYHRWRLAGVTAVPTLPHRQIRRGYNQAELLGRALAKAAGVPYQNVLSRVRYAPSQTQRTGVSKASLPAGTFVPRQKVSGAWLLVDDVITSGTTFRLARKALLEAGAGQVYGACIAVKSSKALQDLSWDT, from the coding sequence ATGGCGTGGCTGGAAGCCTTGTTCGGCCTAAAATGCCCCGGTTGTGGAAAAAGCCTGGACTCGAGCGGTCTATGCCAAGACTGCCGAGCCCAGCTCGAATGGCAGCAGGCCTATGGCATCCTCTTCCTGGGCAGCTATCAGCGCTGGGGAGGTCTCAGCCGCTCGATCAAATACGGCGGAAAGCGCGACGTGGCGGACCTGATCGCCCAGGAGTGGGCCAAAGGCATCGCGTACCACCGCTGGAGGCTTGCAGGGGTCACCGCCGTCCCCACCTTGCCACATCGCCAGATTCGCCGTGGCTACAACCAGGCGGAACTTCTGGGGCGAGCACTGGCAAAAGCGGCGGGCGTGCCCTACCAGAATGTGCTCTCGCGGGTCCGGTACGCCCCATCGCAGACCCAGCGAACGGGCGTGTCCAAAGCCAGCCTCCCCGCCGGTACCTTTGTCCCAAGGCAGAAAGTATCCGGGGCTTGGCTGCTGGTAGACGACGTGATCACTAGCGGCACGACGTTTCGCCTGGCGCGAAAAGCCCTGCTCGAGGCCGGGGCTGGGCAGGTCTACGGGGCCTGTATCGCGGTGAAAAGCTCGAAGGCCCTCCAAGACTTATCGTGGGACACGTAG
- the mtnA gene encoding S-methyl-5-thioribose-1-phosphate isomerase, giving the protein MERVLPFRFDEREKTFWLLDQRKLPFEEVWVPCRTAAEAAAGIRDMVVRGAPAIGVTAAYGMVLAHLSGEDPAEADQVLRQSRPTAVNLFYALDRMKPYWGNSQASLEEARAIWREVEDTERAISQHGARVLRGQVLTHCNTGPLATGGYGTALGAIVEAYRQGRIHHVWVDETRPYLQGARLTAWELQKAGVPATLVTDNMAGYLMSKGRVDAVILGTDRMAINGDFANKIGTYALAVLAHYHGIPFYPALPLSSVDPTLRTGADIPIEERSALEVTTVRGIPIAPEGFPAAHPAFDVTPHALVTGIVTEKGVLYPPFDEALRAALDR; this is encoded by the coding sequence GTGGAACGGGTGCTCCCTTTTCGTTTTGACGAGCGCGAAAAAACCTTTTGGCTCCTTGACCAGCGCAAATTGCCTTTCGAGGAGGTCTGGGTTCCCTGCCGCACCGCGGCCGAAGCCGCCGCGGGCATCCGCGACATGGTGGTGCGGGGCGCCCCGGCCATCGGCGTGACCGCCGCTTACGGCATGGTCCTGGCCCACCTCAGCGGCGAGGACCCCGCCGAGGCCGACCAGGTGCTGCGCCAAAGCCGCCCCACGGCGGTCAACCTCTTCTATGCCCTGGACCGGATGAAGCCCTACTGGGGCAATAGTCAGGCTTCGCTCGAAGAGGCTAGAGCCATCTGGCGGGAAGTCGAGGACACCGAGCGGGCCATCAGCCAGCACGGGGCTAGGGTTTTACGGGGTCAGGTACTCACCCACTGCAACACCGGCCCGCTCGCCACCGGCGGCTACGGCACGGCGCTGGGGGCCATCGTGGAAGCGTACCGCCAGGGCCGAATCCACCACGTCTGGGTGGACGAGACCCGCCCCTACCTCCAGGGGGCCCGCCTCACCGCCTGGGAGCTGCAAAAAGCCGGGGTTCCCGCCACCCTCGTCACCGACAACATGGCCGGATATTTGATGAGTAAGGGGAGGGTGGACGCGGTGATCCTGGGTACGGATCGTATGGCCATAAACGGCGACTTTGCCAACAAGATTGGCACCTACGCTCTCGCAGTGCTGGCCCACTACCACGGGATCCCCTTCTATCCGGCGCTGCCGCTTTCCTCGGTAGACCCCACGCTTCGCACGGGGGCGGATATCCCTATCGAGGAGCGCAGCGCGCTCGAGGTCACCACCGTACGCGGCATCCCTATCGCCCCGGAGGGCTTCCCGGCAGCGCACCCGGCCTTTGACGTGACCCCTCACGCCCTCGTCACCGGGATTGTGACCGAGAAAGGGGTGCTGTACCCCCCCTTCGACGAGGCCCTACGGGCTGCGCTTGACCGGTAA
- the ribF gene encoding riboflavin biosynthesis protein RibF — MLLINDPADAPPGPKVVAIGSFDGLHLGHQHLLRQALREAKALHMPLLVYTFDPPSKVFMKGEGFLTDLTEKTELLRELGVEIALIVPFNETFAQRSKEDFLQDLRGLEAKEIYVGEDFRFGKGRAGGLEDLQSVAPTKILPLLELFESPVKSSRIRDLLREGKVEEVQPLLGRPYAARGIVVEGDKRGRTLGYPTANLEVAPGKVLPLGVFAVRARTAQGTYGGVANIGHRPTVDGHTLRFEVHLFDFRGDLYGEDMKVEFLKKIRDEKKFSTLEELKAQIERDAEEARRYLSQL, encoded by the coding sequence ATGTTGCTCATTAACGACCCCGCCGACGCACCCCCTGGCCCCAAAGTGGTGGCTATCGGGAGTTTTGACGGGCTACACCTAGGCCACCAACACCTTCTGCGGCAGGCTTTGCGAGAAGCCAAGGCCCTGCATATGCCGCTTTTGGTCTACACCTTCGACCCGCCCAGCAAGGTCTTTATGAAAGGCGAAGGCTTCCTGACCGACCTTACCGAAAAGACCGAGCTATTGCGCGAACTAGGTGTGGAGATCGCTCTTATCGTGCCCTTCAATGAAACCTTCGCCCAGCGCAGCAAAGAGGATTTCTTACAGGATTTGCGGGGGCTCGAGGCTAAGGAGATTTACGTCGGCGAGGACTTCCGCTTCGGGAAGGGGCGGGCCGGGGGGCTCGAGGATCTGCAATCGGTCGCCCCCACCAAGATCCTGCCGCTTTTGGAACTATTTGAAAGCCCCGTGAAGTCCAGCCGGATCCGCGATTTGCTGCGGGAGGGAAAAGTCGAGGAGGTCCAGCCGCTTCTGGGGCGGCCCTACGCGGCCCGAGGCATCGTGGTTGAGGGGGACAAGCGGGGGCGCACTTTGGGTTACCCCACTGCCAATCTCGAAGTCGCCCCAGGCAAGGTGCTGCCGCTAGGCGTCTTCGCGGTGCGAGCGCGAACCGCCCAAGGCACCTATGGCGGCGTGGCCAACATCGGCCATCGCCCTACGGTAGATGGACACACCCTGCGCTTTGAAGTGCACCTTTTCGACTTCCGGGGCGACCTTTACGGCGAGGACATGAAAGTTGAGTTCCTCAAGAAAATCCGCGACGAAAAGAAGTTCTCCACGCTCGAGGAACTAAAAGCCCAGATTGAGCGCGACGCAGAAGAAGCCAGGCGCTACCTCTCGCAGCTATAA
- a CDS encoding YebC/PmpR family DNA-binding transcriptional regulator, protein MAGHSKWAQIKRKKAANDLKRGKVISKYLRAIAAAARAGGSADPAANVQLRNVIEAARNDDVPGDNIERLLKRLQGGDEEGSHYEEVIYEGYAPGGVAVLVYALTDNRNRTASEVRHVFSKHGGSLGAVGAVAWQFERRGYIWLDTDSPEAQDAAIEAGALDLQESEGGLEIYTDPHEVYAVANALKAKGFHPQDTEITMIPQNTVTLGEEEAQKVLRMVEALEDLDDTQNVYTNLNLDNVRVEA, encoded by the coding sequence ATGGCCGGTCATAGCAAGTGGGCTCAGATCAAGCGCAAAAAAGCTGCCAACGACCTCAAGCGCGGCAAGGTGATCAGCAAGTATCTGCGGGCCATCGCGGCGGCAGCCCGGGCCGGAGGTTCTGCGGACCCTGCTGCCAACGTTCAACTACGCAACGTAATCGAGGCCGCCCGCAACGACGATGTGCCGGGCGACAACATCGAGCGCCTTTTGAAGCGGCTCCAGGGGGGTGACGAGGAAGGTTCTCACTACGAGGAAGTGATCTACGAGGGCTATGCCCCGGGTGGGGTAGCGGTGCTGGTCTATGCCCTCACCGACAACCGCAACCGCACCGCGAGCGAGGTGCGGCACGTCTTCTCCAAACACGGCGGCTCGCTAGGTGCAGTAGGTGCGGTAGCCTGGCAGTTCGAGCGGCGGGGGTATATCTGGCTCGATACCGATAGCCCCGAAGCCCAAGATGCCGCCATCGAGGCAGGGGCCCTGGATCTGCAAGAAAGCGAGGGCGGTCTGGAGATCTATACCGACCCCCACGAAGTATATGCGGTGGCTAACGCCCTCAAAGCTAAAGGGTTTCACCCTCAAGATACCGAAATCACCATGATTCCGCAAAACACTGTCACCTTGGGGGAAGAAGAGGCCCAGAAGGTGCTGCGGATGGTAGAAGCCCTGGAAGACCTCGACGATACCCAGAACGTGTATACGAATTTGAACCTGGATAATGTCCGTGTAGAAGCCTAA
- the tsaD gene encoding tRNA (adenosine(37)-N6)-threonylcarbamoyltransferase complex transferase subunit TsaD, producing the protein MWVIGIDTSCDDTGVGIVRDGKVVANRVASQTLLHQKFGGVVPELASREHTQVIDGLVERALSDAGIRLSDLGLIAATRGPGLIGALLVGLSYAKGLALALGKPFVGVHHLEGHLYAALADHPEVEPPFLALLASGGHTHLFQVPAWGHYELLGATRDDAAGEAFDKVARMLGLGYPGGPEIEKLAREGDPKAVPFSVPLYDQVGYEFSFSGLKTAAQRFVEKGYTKPDIAASFQRAVVDHLANVVIRAARDTGLSTLLVSGGVAANRALQERLAEAGLRVLFPPPGLSTDNGAMIALAAWRRWRGEGDSLAVPAAAYVPLAQG; encoded by the coding sequence GTGTGGGTCATAGGTATCGATACCTCCTGCGACGACACCGGCGTTGGCATCGTCCGAGACGGCAAGGTGGTGGCGAACCGGGTCGCTTCGCAGACCCTGCTCCACCAGAAGTTCGGTGGGGTGGTACCCGAGCTGGCTTCGCGCGAGCATACTCAGGTGATCGACGGGCTGGTCGAGAGGGCCCTGTCGGATGCCGGGATCCGCTTGTCGGATTTGGGCCTGATTGCCGCCACCCGAGGCCCCGGCCTCATCGGCGCCTTGCTGGTGGGACTTTCCTACGCCAAGGGTCTGGCGCTGGCCTTAGGTAAACCCTTTGTGGGGGTACACCACCTCGAGGGCCACCTCTATGCGGCTTTAGCGGATCATCCCGAGGTGGAGCCCCCGTTTCTGGCCTTATTGGCTTCGGGCGGGCATACCCATCTGTTCCAGGTCCCGGCTTGGGGCCACTACGAGCTTTTGGGTGCGACCCGCGACGATGCGGCGGGGGAGGCTTTTGACAAGGTGGCTAGGATGCTGGGGCTGGGCTATCCCGGCGGCCCAGAGATCGAGAAGCTGGCCCGAGAAGGCGACCCCAAAGCCGTGCCGTTCTCGGTCCCACTGTATGACCAGGTGGGGTACGAGTTCAGCTTCTCTGGGCTCAAGACCGCGGCCCAGCGGTTCGTGGAGAAAGGCTACACCAAACCCGATATTGCCGCCTCGTTCCAGCGCGCGGTGGTCGATCATTTGGCCAACGTGGTGATCCGCGCTGCCCGGGATACCGGTTTGTCTACCCTTTTGGTCTCGGGAGGGGTCGCCGCGAATCGGGCTTTGCAAGAACGCTTGGCCGAAGCGGGGTTACGGGTTTTGTTTCCCCCTCCGGGGCTCTCCACCGACAACGGGGCCATGATCGCCCTGGCCGCCTGGCGGCGGTGGAGGGGGGAAGGAGACAGCCTAGCAGTCCCGGCGGCGGCCTATGTGCCCTTGGCCCAGGGGTAG
- the secA gene encoding preprotein translocase subunit SecA has protein sequence MLEFVKKLLDNNEKKVARYWKTVVAPTNALEPEVEKLEDLAAAYAKLREEYQAGKSLDELLPRVFALTRESARRYLGMRHYDVQLIGGAVLHEGKIAEMRTGEGKTLVATLAVALNALTGKGVHLVTVNDYLARRDAEWMAPVYRGLGLTVGVIQNSSTPEARRAAYRCDVTYVTNSELGFDYLRDNMAVMPDQLVLRHDTPLHYAIIDEVDSILIDEARTPLIISGPAERATDMYYKMAEIAKRLERGTRAEVAKGIEATGDYSIDEKQKAVHLNLEGIAKAEKLLGIEGLFNTEHMELAHMLTQAIRAKELYFKDKDYIVQDGEVIIVDEFTGRLMPGRRYGEGLHQAIEAKEGVKIERENQTLATVTYQNFFRLFEKRAGMTGTAKTEEKEFQEIYGMDVVQVPTNRKVIREDNPDVVYRTERGKFFAVVEEIAEKYEKGQPVLVGTISIEKSERLSAMLKEPRQYLPALEMRTGLFLKASEKQQGPEWERLRKLLERPSQIKESELEAFEGIIPAKGNLRTAWEMLKRSVHTLEMIRKGIPHQVLNAKHHEKEADIIAQAGRSKTVTISTNMAGRGTDIKLGGNAEFMAAALLQKEGFDRTEWKVELFIKKLVQGAEEEARRLGAELGVRPELMEEIRRLRDTCNADEARVKELGGLFIIGTERHESRRIDNQLRGRAGRQGDPGGSRFYVSFDDDLMRLFASERVIAMLDRMGFDDSEPIVNQMVTNSIERAQKRVEDRNFGIRKQLLQFDDVMARQREVVYAQRRNVLLGTDEAVREGARNMVEDTVGGVAELHLNPQVHPEDWDLDALKSALVDYVPSLETFDYGSLRKMQAAEAVEALIAAALERYDHREAELSPPLMRAVERFVILQVVDNAWKEHLHNLDVLRQGIGLRGYGQRDPFQEYKIEATRLFDDMVASIKAEATKFLFRLKVEVEPTPMAVPVPAAPVQESEPQASDPFTLRRESKPKAAPSGMSRAERRRLEREEKKKNKK, from the coding sequence ATGTTGGAGTTCGTCAAAAAACTCTTAGACAACAATGAGAAAAAGGTGGCCCGGTACTGGAAGACCGTGGTCGCCCCGACCAATGCCCTCGAGCCCGAGGTGGAAAAACTCGAGGATCTGGCTGCCGCCTACGCCAAGCTCCGCGAGGAGTACCAAGCCGGGAAGAGCCTGGACGAACTACTGCCGCGTGTGTTCGCCCTCACCCGCGAATCGGCCCGCCGCTATCTGGGTATGCGCCACTACGATGTGCAGCTTATCGGTGGGGCGGTGCTGCACGAGGGAAAGATCGCCGAGATGCGTACGGGCGAAGGGAAGACCCTGGTCGCCACGCTGGCGGTGGCCCTCAATGCGCTCACCGGTAAGGGTGTTCACCTGGTCACGGTCAACGATTACCTAGCGCGACGTGACGCCGAGTGGATGGCTCCGGTATACCGGGGGCTGGGACTTACGGTAGGGGTGATCCAGAACTCCTCCACCCCCGAAGCTCGCCGTGCCGCCTACCGTTGCGACGTAACCTATGTGACGAACTCCGAGCTGGGCTTCGATTACCTGCGCGACAACATGGCGGTGATGCCCGATCAGCTGGTACTTCGCCACGATACTCCTTTGCACTACGCGATCATCGACGAGGTGGACTCCATTCTCATCGACGAGGCCCGCACTCCGCTGATCATCTCGGGCCCTGCCGAGCGAGCCACCGATATGTACTACAAGATGGCCGAGATCGCTAAGCGGCTCGAGCGCGGTACCCGCGCCGAAGTCGCCAAGGGCATAGAGGCCACCGGCGACTACAGCATCGACGAGAAGCAAAAAGCCGTTCACCTGAACCTCGAGGGTATCGCCAAGGCGGAAAAGCTTTTAGGGATTGAAGGCCTCTTCAACACCGAGCACATGGAACTGGCCCATATGCTCACCCAGGCCATCCGCGCCAAGGAGCTTTACTTCAAGGACAAGGACTATATCGTCCAAGACGGTGAGGTCATCATCGTAGACGAGTTCACCGGCCGCCTGATGCCGGGCCGCCGTTACGGGGAGGGGCTCCACCAGGCCATCGAGGCCAAGGAAGGCGTCAAGATCGAGCGGGAGAACCAAACCCTGGCGACCGTAACCTACCAGAACTTCTTCCGCCTCTTCGAAAAACGGGCAGGTATGACCGGCACCGCCAAGACCGAAGAGAAGGAGTTCCAGGAGATCTACGGGATGGACGTGGTGCAGGTGCCCACCAACCGTAAGGTGATCCGCGAGGACAACCCCGACGTGGTGTACCGTACCGAGCGGGGAAAATTCTTCGCCGTGGTGGAGGAGATCGCCGAGAAGTACGAGAAGGGCCAGCCGGTGCTAGTGGGTACCATCAGCATCGAGAAAAGCGAGCGCTTGTCGGCCATGCTCAAAGAGCCCCGGCAGTACCTCCCGGCTTTGGAAATGCGTACCGGCCTTTTCCTCAAGGCCTCCGAGAAGCAACAAGGCCCGGAGTGGGAGCGGCTCAGGAAGCTCCTCGAGCGCCCCTCCCAGATCAAGGAGAGCGAACTCGAGGCTTTCGAAGGGATAATTCCTGCCAAAGGTAACCTGCGCACTGCTTGGGAGATGCTCAAACGCAGCGTGCACACCCTGGAGATGATCCGCAAGGGCATTCCCCACCAGGTTTTGAACGCCAAACATCACGAAAAAGAAGCCGATATCATCGCCCAGGCCGGGCGCAGCAAAACCGTGACCATCTCCACCAACATGGCCGGGCGGGGCACCGACATCAAGTTGGGCGGCAACGCCGAATTCATGGCCGCGGCCCTGCTGCAAAAAGAAGGTTTTGACCGCACCGAGTGGAAGGTGGAGCTTTTCATCAAGAAGCTAGTACAAGGGGCCGAGGAGGAAGCCCGGCGCTTGGGGGCTGAACTTGGGGTGCGTCCTGAACTCATGGAAGAGATCCGGCGTTTGCGCGACACCTGCAACGCGGATGAAGCGCGGGTCAAAGAGTTAGGGGGGTTGTTCATCATCGGTACCGAGCGGCACGAGTCGCGCCGCATCGATAACCAGCTGCGCGGGCGGGCCGGGCGCCAGGGCGATCCCGGTGGTAGCCGCTTCTACGTGTCCTTCGACGATGACTTGATGCGCCTGTTTGCCAGCGAACGGGTCATCGCCATGCTGGACCGGATGGGCTTTGACGATTCGGAGCCCATCGTCAACCAGATGGTCACCAACTCCATCGAGCGGGCACAAAAGCGCGTTGAAGACCGCAACTTTGGCATCCGCAAACAGCTTCTCCAGTTCGACGACGTGATGGCTCGGCAGCGCGAGGTGGTCTATGCCCAGCGCCGCAATGTACTCCTGGGAACCGACGAGGCGGTGCGCGAGGGTGCCCGCAATATGGTGGAAGACACCGTGGGAGGGGTGGCTGAACTCCACCTCAACCCCCAGGTCCACCCGGAAGACTGGGATCTGGATGCCCTCAAGAGCGCTTTGGTGGACTACGTTCCTTCCCTCGAGACTTTCGATTATGGATCGTTGCGCAAGATGCAGGCTGCCGAAGCGGTGGAGGCTCTCATCGCGGCGGCCCTCGAGCGGTACGACCACCGCGAGGCCGAACTTTCGCCGCCGCTCATGCGGGCGGTGGAGCGCTTCGTGATTTTGCAGGTAGTAGATAACGCCTGGAAGGAGCACCTGCACAACCTGGACGTGCTGCGCCAGGGTATCGGGCTGCGCGGTTACGGCCAGCGCGACCCCTTCCAGGAGTACAAGATCGAGGCCACCCGGCTCTTCGACGATATGGTAGCAAGCATCAAAGCCGAGGCCACCAAGTTCCTCTTCCGCCTCAAGGTCGAGGTAGAGCCGACCCCCATGGCGGTTCCGGTTCCTGCCGCTCCGGTGCAGGAGAGCGAACCCCAAGCCAGCGACCCCTTCACCCTGCGTCGCGAGTCCAAGCCCAAGGCCGCTCCTTCGGGTATGAGCCGGGCCGAGCGCCGACGGCTCGAGCGCGAGGAGAAGAAGAAGAACAAGAAGTAG
- a CDS encoding serine hydrolase, whose product MKPTLLVVLALLASAWAQNLNPQQALERLFTLRPAKAEWFAPAFLSQVAPAQIDQIIAQLEAQLGKYQAVRPEGQDFVVEMEKGLVPTKIALDAQGRITGLLFQTPRPKVNSLEAALAGFRGLPGRVSVLVLEDGQPKASLNPDEPLAVGSAFKLAVLAALKAEIESGKRKWSDVVELRPEWKSLPSGVLHTWPNGSPLTLHTLAAEMISISDNTAADALISILGREAVEAVAPRNRPFLTTKEAFALKNPANKALLERYLKGDATVRAALLPELKNAPLPMEADFTRGPLALQVEWFFSVRELCTLMERVQSLPLMSINPGVANPADWARVAFKGGSEPGVLNLTTGLETPLSPQSREGKGGKRYCVSATWNNPQEALDEQKFIMLYSGLLEALRLGP is encoded by the coding sequence ATGAAGCCAACCCTCTTGGTAGTTCTTGCGCTGCTGGCTTCGGCCTGGGCCCAGAACCTCAATCCCCAACAGGCCCTCGAGCGCCTCTTCACCCTTCGCCCGGCCAAGGCGGAGTGGTTTGCTCCGGCGTTTTTGAGCCAGGTCGCACCCGCTCAGATTGACCAGATCATCGCCCAGCTCGAGGCCCAGCTGGGCAAATACCAAGCGGTGCGCCCGGAGGGCCAGGACTTCGTGGTGGAGATGGAAAAGGGGCTGGTCCCCACCAAGATCGCGCTCGATGCGCAGGGTCGGATCACCGGGCTCTTGTTCCAGACCCCGCGCCCCAAGGTGAATAGCCTCGAGGCTGCGCTGGCGGGTTTTCGCGGCCTGCCGGGCAGAGTGAGCGTGCTGGTGTTGGAGGACGGCCAGCCCAAAGCCTCGCTCAACCCCGACGAACCCCTGGCTGTGGGTTCCGCCTTCAAGCTGGCGGTTCTGGCCGCACTCAAGGCGGAGATTGAGTCAGGCAAGCGCAAGTGGAGTGACGTGGTAGAGCTTCGCCCGGAGTGGAAAAGCCTGCCCTCGGGGGTGCTGCACACTTGGCCAAATGGCTCTCCGCTGACGTTGCACACCCTGGCCGCTGAGATGATCTCGATCTCGGACAACACCGCTGCCGATGCCCTGATCTCGATCTTGGGCCGCGAAGCCGTGGAGGCCGTGGCTCCCCGCAATCGTCCTTTTCTCACCACCAAAGAGGCCTTTGCCCTCAAGAACCCGGCCAATAAAGCCCTGCTCGAGCGCTACTTGAAGGGTGACGCTACCGTGCGGGCCGCGCTCCTGCCCGAATTGAAGAACGCCCCTCTTCCTATGGAGGCCGACTTTACGAGGGGACCGCTGGCCCTTCAGGTCGAGTGGTTTTTCAGCGTGCGCGAGTTGTGCACTTTGATGGAACGGGTGCAGAGCCTTCCCCTCATGAGCATCAATCCCGGGGTGGCGAACCCGGCAGACTGGGCCAGGGTGGCTTTCAAGGGTGGCTCGGAGCCGGGGGTGTTGAACCTGACTACGGGCCTCGAGACGCCTCTTTCGCCGCAGAGCAGGGAGGGAAAAGGTGGCAAACGCTACTGCGTATCGGCCACCTGGAATAACCCTCAGGAAGCTCTGGATGAGCAGAAGTTCATCATGCTGTACAGTGGGTTGCTCGAGGCCCTCAGGCTAGGCCCATAA
- a CDS encoding NUDIX domain-containing protein has translation MANRRYLYRGRILNLALEDEKYEIVEHKHAICVMAEREGKLLFVRQYRPAVASETLEIPAGLIEDGEEPAEAAQRELAEETQLEGDLEYLTAFYVSPGFCDEKLHVFRATNLRQAHGTPDDDEHITVEWLEPEWVLQQARDGKVQISASAMAGILWYLAYVAH, from the coding sequence ATGGCGAACCGCCGCTACCTCTACCGCGGGCGCATCCTGAACCTGGCGCTCGAGGACGAAAAATACGAAATCGTCGAACACAAGCATGCCATCTGTGTAATGGCCGAGCGGGAGGGAAAGCTCCTCTTCGTGCGGCAGTATAGGCCAGCCGTGGCGAGCGAGACTTTGGAGATTCCCGCCGGGCTCATCGAAGACGGCGAAGAGCCCGCCGAGGCTGCCCAGCGGGAGCTGGCCGAGGAGACCCAGCTTGAAGGCGACCTCGAGTACCTCACCGCCTTTTACGTCTCCCCCGGTTTCTGCGACGAAAAATTGCACGTCTTTCGGGCTACCAACCTACGCCAAGCTCACGGCACCCCCGACGATGACGAGCACATCACCGTAGAGTGGCTCGAGCCCGAGTGGGTGCTCCAGCAAGCGCGCGATGGTAAGGTGCAGATCTCCGCTTCGGCCATGGCCGGTATCCTTTGGTATCTGGCGTATGTTGCTCATTAA
- a CDS encoding DUF4258 domain-containing protein — MLFRGVSRVVWFRGVSREETVKRKIRRLEELLPHLKEGRYRIGPHVAKHMIQEGFTELDVLQAVEWGRELAVYAEDERMLVLGYMVIPPRLKLPLHVVLEYKNPRWVDVVTAFIPREPHRIYSRARVAALVRFDGALEEVKWVRPKQLGIER, encoded by the coding sequence ATGTTGTTTCGTGGCGTTAGCCGGGTGGTGTGGTTTCGCGGCGTTAGCCGGGAGGAAACGGTGAAGCGCAAGATTCGCAGACTCGAGGAGCTGCTTCCCCACCTCAAAGAAGGCCGCTACCGCATCGGTCCGCATGTCGCCAAGCACATGATCCAGGAGGGCTTTACCGAACTGGACGTACTGCAGGCGGTCGAATGGGGCCGTGAGTTGGCGGTGTATGCCGAGGATGAGCGGATGTTGGTGCTGGGCTATATGGTGATCCCTCCACGGCTTAAGCTGCCGCTGCACGTGGTGCTCGAGTACAAAAACCCCCGCTGGGTGGACGTGGTGACGGCTTTTATTCCCCGCGAGCCTCACCGGATCTACTCACGGGCGCGGGTGGCGGCTTTGGTGCGCTTCGATGGAGCGCTGGAAGAGGTCAAGTGGGTGCGGCCCAAGCAGTTGGGGATTGAGCGCTGA
- a CDS encoding metallophosphoesterase produces MARFFPFEINRYTRSLPGLKQPLRLAHLSDLHVGAFIGPEMVRRWVEATQEQAPDLVVITGDLTDSEKPALIRPAVAEMRGFRAPLGVWAVWGNHDYRLRAYKSRDLSDLEAWLEASGVRVLNNAGVLLREDFHLAGVDDFWHGRPDVAGALEGLPDGAASLLLCHNPDYLFEVPATVGLTLCGHTHGGQIWIPFFGAVFTSSKYGKRFAEGWVEDPVKAFVSRGLGVSTLPLRYRCEAEIVVLDLLPG; encoded by the coding sequence GTGGCTCGTTTCTTCCCCTTCGAGATCAACCGCTATACCCGTTCTCTGCCCGGCTTAAAGCAACCCCTGCGCCTTGCCCACCTCTCGGATCTCCACGTGGGGGCTTTTATCGGTCCGGAGATGGTGCGGCGCTGGGTGGAAGCCACCCAAGAGCAAGCGCCCGACCTGGTGGTCATCACCGGCGATCTCACCGATAGCGAGAAACCCGCGCTGATCCGCCCTGCCGTGGCCGAGATGAGGGGTTTCCGGGCTCCGCTGGGGGTCTGGGCGGTGTGGGGAAACCACGATTACCGCTTGCGGGCCTATAAGTCCAGGGATTTGAGCGACCTCGAGGCCTGGCTCGAGGCTTCCGGCGTTCGGGTGCTGAACAACGCCGGGGTTCTCCTGCGCGAAGACTTTCACCTAGCAGGGGTGGACGACTTTTGGCACGGGCGGCCCGACGTGGCCGGTGCGCTCGAGGGGTTACCCGACGGTGCGGCCAGCCTACTTTTGTGCCACAACCCTGATTACCTCTTTGAGGTCCCGGCAACGGTGGGTTTAACCTTGTGCGGCCACACCCACGGCGGCCAGATTTGGATCCCTTTCTTTGGAGCAGTTTTCACCTCTTCCAAGTACGGCAAGCGCTTTGCCGAAGGCTGGGTTGAAGACCCGGTGAAGGCGTTTGTCTCCAGGGGGCTGGGGGTATCCACCCTACCCCTGCGGTATCGCTGCGAGGCGGAGATCGTAGTGCTGGATCTGCTGCCAGGTTAG